A part of Arthrobacter dokdonellae genomic DNA contains:
- a CDS encoding sulfatase family protein gives MASTQRRPNIVLILTDDHASHAISAYGSVVNTTPRIDEIAQHGRVIDNCFCTNAICTPSRASILTGTYSHINGVTTLETPIDASQPTFISQLRDAGYRTAVVGKWHMGEGEGHDPQNFDHWAVLRDQGEYFNPQILTADRVEVIEGYATDIITDLSLEWADSLAGDEPWCLLIHHKAPHRPWEPDEKHKGMYNAPIPVPATFTDDYATRSAAAHRAAMRVADDLTLTDLKELPPQGLSYDQEALWKYQRYMEDYLACIASVDDNVGRVIDWLRKRGQFDNTLLMYTSDQGFFLGDHGWFDKRFMYDEALRMPLLISYPEKIPATSMPLTQIVTNVDFAQTILECAGIDAHPRMQGLSFWPQLTTEPEKPTRNAMYYRYFENDDINHHAFAHYGIRTDKHKLIYFYNDGLGLPGTSGKSYPPEWEMYDLEADPAELNNVYSEPSYRDLRETLKATMWTLQKELKDSPHQSQPIPELLIDEVPQNT, from the coding sequence ATGGCTAGCACGCAGCGCAGGCCAAACATCGTGCTGATCCTCACCGACGATCACGCCTCGCACGCGATCAGCGCATACGGCTCAGTCGTCAACACGACGCCGAGAATCGACGAAATCGCCCAGCACGGTCGAGTCATCGACAACTGCTTTTGCACAAACGCCATTTGCACACCGTCGCGGGCCTCAATCCTTACTGGAACCTACAGTCACATCAATGGCGTAACAACCCTTGAGACACCTATCGACGCGAGCCAGCCCACCTTTATCTCCCAGCTCCGGGACGCGGGCTACCGGACCGCGGTCGTTGGAAAATGGCACATGGGCGAGGGGGAGGGACATGATCCCCAGAACTTCGACCACTGGGCTGTTTTGCGCGACCAGGGTGAATATTTCAATCCACAAATCCTCACCGCAGACAGGGTTGAAGTCATTGAAGGATACGCCACCGACATCATCACGGACCTGTCTCTGGAGTGGGCGGACTCACTGGCGGGCGACGAACCGTGGTGCCTGCTCATTCACCATAAAGCGCCGCACCGCCCTTGGGAGCCGGACGAAAAGCACAAGGGCATGTACAATGCGCCGATCCCCGTCCCGGCAACCTTTACAGACGATTACGCGACCCGCTCGGCCGCTGCGCATCGAGCCGCCATGCGAGTCGCCGATGACCTGACCCTGACGGACCTCAAAGAGCTGCCTCCCCAAGGCTTGAGCTACGACCAGGAAGCACTGTGGAAATACCAGCGCTACATGGAGGACTACCTCGCCTGCATTGCTTCCGTCGACGACAACGTCGGACGCGTCATCGATTGGCTCCGTAAACGGGGACAATTCGACAATACGCTCCTGATGTACACCTCCGACCAAGGGTTCTTCCTTGGCGACCACGGCTGGTTCGACAAGAGGTTCATGTACGACGAGGCCCTGCGGATGCCACTGCTGATCAGCTACCCGGAGAAGATCCCGGCAACGTCGATGCCCTTGACCCAGATCGTCACAAACGTCGACTTCGCCCAAACCATCCTCGAATGTGCCGGGATAGATGCGCACCCTCGAATGCAAGGCCTCAGCTTCTGGCCGCAATTAACCACCGAGCCAGAGAAGCCAACCCGAAATGCGATGTACTACAGGTATTTCGAAAACGACGACATCAATCACCACGCTTTCGCGCACTATGGAATCCGAACCGACAAGCACAAGCTCATCTACTTTTACAACGACGGCCTCGGTCTGCCCGGAACCTCCGGAAAAAGCTACCCTCCGGAGTGGGAAATGTACGATCTGGAGGCCGACCCCGCCGAGCTGAACAATGTCTATTCCGAACCGTCGTACCGGGACCTCCGTGAAACATTGAAGGCGACCATGTGGACGCTGCAGAAGGAGCTAAAGGACTCCCCCCATCAATCACAGCCTATTCCTGAGCTCCTGATTGACGAGGTTCCGCAAAATACATAG